One region of Balaenoptera ricei isolate mBalRic1 chromosome 5, mBalRic1.hap2, whole genome shotgun sequence genomic DNA includes:
- the LOC132365861 gene encoding NUT family member 2G-like isoform X1 — protein MPGPAADEGKVPFRTAKEEIRVGFGVEGSEGGGGGREKPGARGRRQDIVWRNVFLMSLLHLGAVYSLALIPKAQPLTLLWASAVLGTDVTMTPGASLSTFTAVPFPPPIPGAQHRPPWQQHLPRPITPAFPPGSSLLLPAFPRTPLVANGGRGSSAPGACNLTVQVRSQGRTVEVPQTQTSVVTQAPLNWSAAGALSRSAACPAPVFLATPGMGTVVTASAVGVSQAGKGGWTPGFPPQAPPPAAQLAPIIRPVNSGPWPHGTSREGRLATNQSNASQDGSSNTKSEYSNFLRWQHVKPLARRHFHLSPDAEAFSCFLIPVLRSLAHLNPTMPLEEGLWRAVQEWRRRSNLDRMIYYETAQKFMEFAAEEEMHIQHLQGMQCAQDLPPPAPPKLDPRGPPAPKVRLQPGAQVPTGAEGTACAPRMSGPRAQPSHPKPQRSQRTPEPKAPKEIPPEAVREDVDRMEALVGPVHSATGKSATGNSDAECGKAGNELKQEEDDTYLDPCLLSYIDELRSQEDSVTKVEAVIPPRFPAELSSPDPQLDVSALAEELKQEEGLTPEEDGSSNTKSEYSNFLRWQHIKPLARRHFHLSPDAEAFSCFLIPVLRSLAHLNPTMPLEEGLWRAVQEWRRRSNLDRMIYYETAQKFMEFAAEEEMHIQHLQGMQCAQDLPPPAPPKLDPRGPPAPKVRLQPGAQVPTGAEGTACAPRMSGPRAQPSHPKPQRSQRTPEPKAPKEIPPEAVREDVDRMEALVGPVHSATGKSATGNSDAECGKAGNELKQEEDDTYLDPCLLSYIDELRSQEDSVTKVEAVIPPRFPAELSSPDPQLDVSALAEELKQEEGLTPEELVQKRLLALKEDEGGPAAPSHSAPGMGSSPSESHVGQGAQSHGQGRHRGVSDAACPPEIDFEALHRPIRADTGPFGPKVFVPSRGRQEVSPSRAGRPSLPQGQRRTGPRVGPRDASVLREASPVREARGPRDAASEDEEALPSLASLFASPQSLPPFRLSQTPAPASGLASPGGWGAQSAPQAPSPQRRGPSPAPPAAPKSRKRALCGRPAAAEKLPIPGAAHGVSARPALALGLARPSQPRKRKRDPFVTGKKRNRKKKRCSQ, from the exons CATCTGCAGTGCTGGGAACGGATGTGACCATGACCCCCGGGGCCTCCTTGTCTACTTTCACGGCagtgcccttccctccacccattCCTGGCGCCCAGCACCGGCCACCGTGGCAGCAGCACCTGCCACGTCCCATCACGCCAGCATTCCCTCCTGGCAGCAGCCTGCTGTTGCCAGCTTTCCCCAGGACGCCTTTGGTGGCTAATGGTGGCCGTGGCTCCAGTGCCCCTGGGGCTTGCAACCTCACTGTCCAAGTCAGGTCACAAGGGAGGACAGTGGAGGTCCCCCAGACTCAGACCTCTGTCGTTACTCAGGCCCCCCTCAACTGGAGCGCTGCAGGGGCCCTCAGCAGGAGTGCTGCATGTCCTGCACCCGTATTCTTAGCAACCCCTGGGATGGGGACCGTTGTGACTGCTTCAGCTGTTGGAGTTAGTCAggctggcaagggaggctggaccccaggctttcctcctcaagctccaccaccagctgcccagctggCCCCTATCATTCGCCCAGTGAACTCTGGGCCATGGCCACATGGCACTTCCAGGGAGGGCCGCCTGGCCACCAACCAGTCCAACGCCTCGCAGGATGGCTCCTCTAACACCAAGAGCGAGTACAGTAACTTCCTACGTTGGCAGCACGTCAAGCCCCTGGCCCGGAGACACTTTCACCTGAGTcctgatgcagaagctttttcctgctttctcat CCCAGTGCTTCGATCCCTGGCCCACCTGAATCCCACCATGCCGCTGGAGGAGGGACTGTGGAGGGCCGTGCAGGAATGGCGGCGCAGGAGCAACCTTGACCGGATGATCTACTACGAGACGGCGCAAAA GTTCATGGAATTTGCGGCCGAGGAGGAGATGCACATTCAGCATTTGCAGGGGATGCAGTGCGCGCaggacctgcctcctccagccccaccgaagctggatcctcgggggcccccagccccgaaaGTGCGCCTTCAGCCAGGTGCCCAGGTTCCCACTGGAGCTGAAGGCACAG cctgtgctcccaggatgtccggccccagggcccagccctcgcACCCGAAGCCACAGAGATCCCAGCGGACCCCGGAGCCCAAGGCGCCCAAGGAGATTCCccctgaggctgtgagggaggatGTGGACAGGATGGAGGCGCTGGTGGGGCCCGTCCACTCAGCCACAGGCAAGTCAGCCACAGGCAATTCAGATGCAGAATGTGGAAAGGCCGGAAatgagctgaagcaggaagaggacgACACCTACTTGGACCCGTGTCTCTTGAGCTACATTGACGAGCTGCGTTCCCAGGAAGACTCTGTCACCAAG GTGGAGGCAGTCATTCCCCCTCGATTCCCGGCAGAATTGTCTTccccagacccacagctggatgtctcggcccttgctgaggagctgaagcaggaggaaggactcacccctgaagaa GATGGCTCCTCTAACACCAAGAGCGAGTACAGTAACTTCCTACGTTGGCAGCACATCAAGCCCCTGGCCCGGAGACACTTTCACCTGAGTcctgatgcagaagctttttcctgctttctcat CCCAGTGCTTCGATCCCTGGCCCACCTGAATCCCACCATGCCGCTGGAGGAGGGACTGTGGAGGGCCGTGCAGGAATGGCGGCGCAGGAGCAACCTTGACCGGATGATCTACTACGAGACGGCGCAAAA GTTCATGGAATTTGCGGCCGAGGAGGAGATGCACATTCAGCATTTGCAGGGGATGCAGTGCGCGCaggacctgcctcctccagccccaccgaagctggatcctcgggggcccccagccccgaaaGTGCGCCTTCAGCCAGGTGCCCAGGTTCCCACTGGAGCTGAAGGCACAG cctgtgctcccaggatgtccggccccagggcccagccctcgcACCCGAAGCCACAGAGATCCCAGCGGACCCCGGAGCCCAAGGCGCCCAAGGAGATTCCccctgaggctgtgagggaggatGTGGACAGGATGGAGGCGCTGGTGGGGCCCGTCCACTCAGCCACAGGCAAGTCAGCCACAGGCAATTCAGATGCAGAATGTGGAAAGGCCGGAAatgagctgaagcaggaagaggacgACACCTACTTGGACCCGTGTCTCTTGAGCTACATTGACGAGCTGCGTTCCCAGGAAGACTCTGTCACCAAG GTGGAGGCAGTCATTCCCCCTCGATTCCCGGCAGAATTGTCTTccccagacccacagctggatgtctcggcccttgctgaggagctgaagcaggaggaaggactcacccctgaagaa CTGGTGCAGAAACGACTCCTGGCCTTGAAAGAGGACGAGGGTGGGCCGGCAGCCCCGAGCCACAGTGCACCCGGAATGGGCTCAAGTCCTTCTGAGTCCCACGTTGGCCAAGGTGCCCAGAGCCACGGCCAAGGCCGCCATCGAGGGGTCAGTGATGCAGCCTGCCCACCAGAGATTGATTTTGAGGCTCTTCATAGGCCCATCCGAGCAGACACTGGCCCGTTCGGGCCCAAAGTCTTTGTTCCCTCTCGAGGACGTCAGGAGGTCTCTCCATCCAGGGCCGGGCGGCCCTCCCTTCCCCAGGGTCAAAGGCGCACTGGCCCTCGAGTGGGACCCAGGGATGCCTCTGTTCTCAGAGAGGCGTCTCCTGTTCGGGAGGCCCGAGGGCCCAGGGACGCGGCCAGTGAGGACGAGGAGGCgctccccagcctggcctccctcTTTGCCTCTCCGCAGAGCCTGCCGCCTTTCCGGCTGTCCCAGActcctgcccctgcctcaggcCTGGCCTCCCCTGGAGGTTGGGGGGCCCAGAGTgctccccaggccccctcccctcagagaaggggccccagcccagctccaccaGCCGCTCCCAAGTCGAGGAAGCGGGCTCTGTGTGGGCGCCCAGCCGCTGCTGAGAAGCTGCCCATCCCCGGGGCTGCCCACGGGGTCTCTGCGAGGCCAGCCTTGGCTCTGGGGCTGGCTCGCCCCTCACAGCCGAGAAAGAGAAAGCGTGACCCGTTTGTCACAGGGAAGAAGAGGAACAGGAAGAAGAAGCGCTGCAGCCAGTAG
- the LOC132365861 gene encoding NUT family member 2G-like isoform X2, producing MPGPAADEGKVPFRTAKEEIRVGFGVEGSEGGGGGREKPGARGRRQDIVWRNVFLMSLLHLGAVYSLALIPKAQPLTLLWASAVLGTDVTMTPGASLSTFTAVPFPPPIPGAQHRPPWQQHLPRPITPAFPPGSSLLLPAFPRTPLVANGGRGSSAPGACNLTVQVRSQGRTVEVPQTQTSVVTQAPLNWSAAGALSRSAACPAPVFLATPGMGTVVTASAVGVSQAGKGGWTPGFPPQAPPPAAQLAPIIRPVNSGPWPHGTSREGRLATNQSNASQDGSSNTKSEYSNFLRWQHVKPLARRHFHLSPDAEAFSCFLIPVLRSLAHLNPTMPLEEGLWRAVQEWRRRSNLDRMIYYETAQKFMEFAAEEEMHIQHLQGMQCAQDLPPPAPPKLDPRGPPAPKVRLQPGAQVPTGAEGTACAPRMSGPRAQPSHPKPQRSQRTPEPKAPKEIPPEAVREDVDRMEALVGPVHSATGKSATGNSDAECGKAGNELKQEEDDTYLDPCLLSYIDELRSQEDSVTKVEAVIPPRFPAELSSPDPQLDVSALAEELKQEEGLTPEEDGSSNTKSEYSNFLRWQHIKPLARRHFHLSPDAEAFSCFLIPVLRSLAHLNPTMPLEEGLWRAVQEWRRRSNLDRMIYYETAQKFMEFAAEEEMHIQHLQGMQCAQDLPPPAPPKLDPRGPPAPKVRLQPGAQVPTGAEGTACAPRMSGPRAQPSHPKPQRSQRTPEPKAPKEIPPEAVREDVDRMEALVGPVHSATGKSATGNSDAECGKAGNELKQEEDDTYLDPCLLSYIDELRSQEDSVTKVEAVIPPRFPAELSSPDPQLDVSALAEELKQEEGLTPEESLPPFRLSQTPAPASGLASPGGWGAQSAPQAPSPQRRGPSPAPPAAPKSRKRALCGRPAAAEKLPIPGAAHGVSARPALALGLARPSQPRKRKRDPFVTGKKRNRKKKRCSQ from the exons CATCTGCAGTGCTGGGAACGGATGTGACCATGACCCCCGGGGCCTCCTTGTCTACTTTCACGGCagtgcccttccctccacccattCCTGGCGCCCAGCACCGGCCACCGTGGCAGCAGCACCTGCCACGTCCCATCACGCCAGCATTCCCTCCTGGCAGCAGCCTGCTGTTGCCAGCTTTCCCCAGGACGCCTTTGGTGGCTAATGGTGGCCGTGGCTCCAGTGCCCCTGGGGCTTGCAACCTCACTGTCCAAGTCAGGTCACAAGGGAGGACAGTGGAGGTCCCCCAGACTCAGACCTCTGTCGTTACTCAGGCCCCCCTCAACTGGAGCGCTGCAGGGGCCCTCAGCAGGAGTGCTGCATGTCCTGCACCCGTATTCTTAGCAACCCCTGGGATGGGGACCGTTGTGACTGCTTCAGCTGTTGGAGTTAGTCAggctggcaagggaggctggaccccaggctttcctcctcaagctccaccaccagctgcccagctggCCCCTATCATTCGCCCAGTGAACTCTGGGCCATGGCCACATGGCACTTCCAGGGAGGGCCGCCTGGCCACCAACCAGTCCAACGCCTCGCAGGATGGCTCCTCTAACACCAAGAGCGAGTACAGTAACTTCCTACGTTGGCAGCACGTCAAGCCCCTGGCCCGGAGACACTTTCACCTGAGTcctgatgcagaagctttttcctgctttctcat CCCAGTGCTTCGATCCCTGGCCCACCTGAATCCCACCATGCCGCTGGAGGAGGGACTGTGGAGGGCCGTGCAGGAATGGCGGCGCAGGAGCAACCTTGACCGGATGATCTACTACGAGACGGCGCAAAA GTTCATGGAATTTGCGGCCGAGGAGGAGATGCACATTCAGCATTTGCAGGGGATGCAGTGCGCGCaggacctgcctcctccagccccaccgaagctggatcctcgggggcccccagccccgaaaGTGCGCCTTCAGCCAGGTGCCCAGGTTCCCACTGGAGCTGAAGGCACAG cctgtgctcccaggatgtccggccccagggcccagccctcgcACCCGAAGCCACAGAGATCCCAGCGGACCCCGGAGCCCAAGGCGCCCAAGGAGATTCCccctgaggctgtgagggaggatGTGGACAGGATGGAGGCGCTGGTGGGGCCCGTCCACTCAGCCACAGGCAAGTCAGCCACAGGCAATTCAGATGCAGAATGTGGAAAGGCCGGAAatgagctgaagcaggaagaggacgACACCTACTTGGACCCGTGTCTCTTGAGCTACATTGACGAGCTGCGTTCCCAGGAAGACTCTGTCACCAAG GTGGAGGCAGTCATTCCCCCTCGATTCCCGGCAGAATTGTCTTccccagacccacagctggatgtctcggcccttgctgaggagctgaagcaggaggaaggactcacccctgaagaa GATGGCTCCTCTAACACCAAGAGCGAGTACAGTAACTTCCTACGTTGGCAGCACATCAAGCCCCTGGCCCGGAGACACTTTCACCTGAGTcctgatgcagaagctttttcctgctttctcat CCCAGTGCTTCGATCCCTGGCCCACCTGAATCCCACCATGCCGCTGGAGGAGGGACTGTGGAGGGCCGTGCAGGAATGGCGGCGCAGGAGCAACCTTGACCGGATGATCTACTACGAGACGGCGCAAAA GTTCATGGAATTTGCGGCCGAGGAGGAGATGCACATTCAGCATTTGCAGGGGATGCAGTGCGCGCaggacctgcctcctccagccccaccgaagctggatcctcgggggcccccagccccgaaaGTGCGCCTTCAGCCAGGTGCCCAGGTTCCCACTGGAGCTGAAGGCACAG cctgtgctcccaggatgtccggccccagggcccagccctcgcACCCGAAGCCACAGAGATCCCAGCGGACCCCGGAGCCCAAGGCGCCCAAGGAGATTCCccctgaggctgtgagggaggatGTGGACAGGATGGAGGCGCTGGTGGGGCCCGTCCACTCAGCCACAGGCAAGTCAGCCACAGGCAATTCAGATGCAGAATGTGGAAAGGCCGGAAatgagctgaagcaggaagaggacgACACCTACTTGGACCCGTGTCTCTTGAGCTACATTGACGAGCTGCGTTCCCAGGAAGACTCTGTCACCAAG GTGGAGGCAGTCATTCCCCCTCGATTCCCGGCAGAATTGTCTTccccagacccacagctggatgtctcggcccttgctgaggagctgaagcaggaggaaggactcacccctgaagaa AGCCTGCCGCCTTTCCGGCTGTCCCAGActcctgcccctgcctcaggcCTGGCCTCCCCTGGAGGTTGGGGGGCCCAGAGTgctccccaggccccctcccctcagagaaggggccccagcccagctccaccaGCCGCTCCCAAGTCGAGGAAGCGGGCTCTGTGTGGGCGCCCAGCCGCTGCTGAGAAGCTGCCCATCCCCGGGGCTGCCCACGGGGTCTCTGCGAGGCCAGCCTTGGCTCTGGGGCTGGCTCGCCCCTCACAGCCGAGAAAGAGAAAGCGTGACCCGTTTGTCACAGGGAAGAAGAGGAACAGGAAGAAGAAGCGCTGCAGCCAGTAG